In a genomic window of Bradyrhizobium ontarionense:
- a CDS encoding non-ribosomal peptide synthetase, with translation MSDPAALHAYPLSPMQQGMLFHSVTAPGSDVYVEQLSCRLRGPLDGAAFQSAWEEMLLRHAALRLAFAWRGLTEPLQVVGPPLRLPLEVLDWRELAAENQRSELRRLCAAERRLAFDLGRAPLMRLKLVKLSEGDHHLVWTWHHIILDAWSVPIVLEEFFAVYAAYRENRPAELGPARSYQDFIAWHRRRPVADDEPFWRNYLDGFDEPTPLGVDGMVAAREPDAAAVDNGDAYGLQFIDVPRRDVDALREAARRLGLTLNTFLQGAWALLLSRYSAGEDVVFGTAVAGRPPELAGVETMVGLTINTIAVRVATAGGQRVGEWLTALQKHQAETRLHEHTPLTDVQRWSSLARGTPLFESLLVFENFPMSLQRLRGGGIAIVDFDFVERANFPLTIMMAVRDESRLGVGYDRGRFDDATMGRMLSHLRTLLVDMTGPPERKLADLNFVTAEENRQLITEWSRRAAATVGSSAEPELSCIRRFEALARRSPDAIAAIFAAPHGDVELTYDGLNAQANRLARRLRALGVRIEHRVVICMEASLTRLVAILAVMKAGAAYVPLEPSSPQSLLQSLIADCGAEIVLTESALADKLRDCTARIVMLDDDHATAADVSEDDHRNLNDGADPDNAAYLIYTSGSTGRPKGVVATHGSLCHLVDAQIAAFRIDGQSRVLQFASLSFDASVSEIFTALVAGARLYMAPRELLIPSSELSRLMRRWGVTTVTMPPSVLARMPGQELVALQTLVSAGEPCAADLARRWGRNRRFLNAYGPTEITVCATVAEIAPDGSKPGIGRPIGEARVYILDSHLRPVPAGVAGHLHVGGPGVTRGYWNRPDLTAASYCPDPFSDVPGARLYRTGDLARFLPAGDIEFLGRLDDQLKLRGFRIEPGEIEAVLREQPGVREAAVIAVGTGGDDMRLAAFVVADRAARSSRYEWWPSIAEFFVYDDIAYHAMTFDERRNASYRAAIADVVKDRIVLEVGTGPEALLARFCAEAGARKVYAVELLEDSWTKARTRVAELGLEDRIDVLHGDATRIELPEAADVCVSEIVGSIGGSEGAAVIINSVRRLLARESRMIPRRSTTLYAPVELPESLLQQPAFGALAARYVDWIFDDIGYPFDLRLCVKGLDRSHLLAEPRIFEDFEFDAALAPEFVRPGSFSIRRDGKLAGFLVWLTLDTGAGEPVDILDHEHCWLPIFFPLFHPALPVRAGDRIDAVASARLCENGCNPDYFVEGELHRRDHAPASFRHESLHHAEVFRASPIHRELFRDGAPRSPERSLPADGGFDAADLKQRLQQRLPRHMVPASITALDALPLMASGKLDRRALSTMATMNSAAAVNVTAPPRGRIEIGITTIWRDVLKLAAIGRKTNFFDQGGHSLLLLQVQDRIMQDLGMDIAVTELFKYPTVETLAQRLSLQSGQIRPPQAAAGPAGPARAAARQNAMRRIGDHRHPQAVTTKDLQ, from the coding sequence ATGAGCGATCCCGCCGCATTGCATGCCTACCCGCTCTCGCCGATGCAGCAGGGGATGCTGTTCCACAGCGTGACGGCGCCAGGTTCGGACGTCTATGTCGAGCAACTCTCCTGCCGGCTGCGCGGCCCACTCGATGGGGCGGCGTTTCAATCCGCCTGGGAGGAGATGCTGTTGCGCCACGCTGCGTTACGCTTGGCCTTTGCCTGGCGAGGATTGACCGAGCCGCTTCAGGTGGTCGGGCCCCCGCTGCGGCTGCCGCTCGAGGTGCTGGATTGGCGCGAGCTTGCGGCCGAAAATCAGCGGTCGGAGTTGCGCCGGTTATGCGCAGCGGAACGGCGCCTGGCTTTCGATCTGGGGCGTGCGCCGCTGATGCGGCTGAAGCTCGTCAAATTGTCGGAGGGTGATCACCATTTGGTCTGGACCTGGCATCACATCATCCTGGATGCCTGGTCGGTCCCCATCGTCCTCGAGGAGTTCTTCGCCGTCTATGCCGCTTATCGAGAGAATCGTCCGGCGGAGCTGGGGCCGGCGCGCTCCTATCAGGACTTCATCGCGTGGCATCGTCGTCGCCCTGTGGCTGACGACGAGCCGTTCTGGCGCAACTATCTCGACGGCTTCGATGAGCCGACGCCGCTCGGCGTCGATGGCATGGTGGCCGCGCGCGAACCCGATGCGGCGGCGGTGGACAATGGCGATGCCTATGGGCTTCAGTTCATCGATGTCCCGCGCCGCGACGTCGATGCGTTGCGCGAGGCGGCGCGACGGCTGGGACTGACCCTCAACACCTTTCTGCAGGGCGCGTGGGCGCTGCTGCTCAGCCGCTATAGTGCGGGCGAAGACGTGGTGTTCGGGACGGCCGTGGCGGGACGTCCGCCGGAGCTTGCCGGCGTCGAAACCATGGTCGGACTGACCATCAACACCATTGCCGTCCGCGTCGCGACCGCGGGCGGGCAGCGCGTCGGCGAGTGGCTCACCGCGCTGCAGAAACACCAGGCCGAGACCCGGCTGCATGAGCACACGCCGCTGACGGACGTGCAGCGCTGGTCGTCCCTCGCGCGCGGTACGCCGTTGTTTGAAAGCCTGCTGGTGTTCGAGAACTTCCCGATGTCCCTGCAACGCCTGCGGGGCGGCGGCATTGCTATCGTCGATTTCGATTTCGTCGAGCGCGCGAATTTCCCGCTGACGATCATGATGGCGGTCCGCGACGAGAGCAGGCTCGGCGTGGGATACGATCGCGGTCGTTTCGACGACGCGACGATGGGTCGGATGCTGTCGCATCTGCGCACGCTGCTCGTCGACATGACCGGGCCTCCCGAGCGCAAATTGGCCGACTTGAACTTCGTGACCGCGGAAGAGAACCGTCAGCTGATCACCGAGTGGAGCCGGCGCGCGGCAGCGACCGTCGGCAGCAGCGCCGAGCCGGAGCTTTCATGCATCAGGCGGTTCGAAGCGTTGGCGCGGCGTTCTCCCGATGCGATCGCCGCCATCTTCGCGGCGCCTCACGGCGACGTTGAACTCACTTATGACGGTCTCAACGCGCAGGCCAATCGGCTTGCCCGGCGATTGCGCGCGCTCGGCGTACGGATCGAGCATCGCGTCGTGATCTGCATGGAGGCCTCGCTGACGCGGCTGGTTGCGATCCTCGCTGTGATGAAGGCCGGCGCGGCCTATGTTCCTCTCGAGCCGTCGTCGCCGCAATCGCTGTTGCAAAGCCTGATCGCGGACTGCGGCGCCGAGATCGTGCTGACGGAATCCGCTTTGGCGGACAAGCTCCGCGATTGCACGGCCCGGATCGTCATGCTCGACGACGACCACGCGACGGCAGCGGATGTGAGCGAGGACGACCACCGCAATCTGAACGACGGAGCCGACCCGGACAATGCGGCCTACCTGATCTATACGTCGGGGTCGACCGGGCGGCCCAAGGGCGTCGTCGCGACACACGGGTCGCTGTGTCACCTCGTCGACGCGCAGATCGCGGCATTCCGTATCGACGGGCAGAGCCGGGTGCTGCAATTCGCATCGTTGAGCTTCGATGCCTCGGTCTCGGAGATCTTCACGGCGCTGGTGGCGGGCGCACGCCTCTATATGGCGCCGCGTGAGCTGCTGATTCCGTCCAGCGAGCTGTCGCGCTTGATGCGGCGCTGGGGTGTGACGACCGTGACGATGCCGCCATCGGTTCTGGCGCGCATGCCCGGGCAGGAGCTTGTCGCGCTGCAGACGCTGGTGTCGGCGGGCGAGCCTTGCGCCGCGGATCTGGCCAGGCGATGGGGCCGCAATCGGCGCTTTCTCAACGCCTATGGGCCGACCGAGATCACGGTATGCGCGACGGTCGCCGAGATTGCGCCCGACGGCAGCAAGCCCGGCATCGGCCGGCCGATCGGAGAGGCACGGGTCTATATTCTGGATTCCCATCTGCGTCCGGTCCCCGCCGGCGTCGCCGGCCATCTCCATGTCGGCGGCCCCGGCGTCACGCGCGGCTACTGGAATCGCCCCGATCTGACTGCGGCCAGTTATTGTCCCGACCCGTTCTCCGACGTGCCCGGCGCGCGCCTCTATCGCACCGGTGATCTGGCGCGGTTCCTGCCTGCAGGTGACATCGAATTCCTCGGGCGGCTGGACGACCAGCTCAAGCTCCGCGGCTTCCGGATCGAGCCCGGCGAGATCGAGGCGGTGCTGCGCGAACAGCCCGGGGTGCGCGAAGCGGCGGTCATCGCGGTCGGCACTGGTGGCGACGACATGCGGCTGGCCGCCTTCGTGGTCGCTGATCGCGCCGCGCGTTCGTCGCGTTATGAATGGTGGCCATCGATCGCCGAGTTCTTCGTCTATGACGACATCGCCTATCACGCGATGACCTTCGATGAGCGCCGCAACGCCAGCTACCGTGCGGCGATCGCGGACGTCGTGAAGGATCGCATCGTCCTCGAAGTTGGCACCGGTCCGGAGGCGTTGCTGGCGCGCTTCTGTGCCGAGGCCGGCGCCCGCAAGGTCTATGCGGTCGAACTGCTCGAAGACAGCTGGACCAAGGCGCGCACGCGGGTCGCCGAGCTCGGCCTCGAAGACCGCATCGATGTGCTGCATGGCGATGCCACCAGGATCGAACTGCCGGAAGCCGCGGATGTGTGCGTGTCCGAGATCGTCGGTTCGATCGGCGGGAGCGAAGGGGCGGCGGTGATCATCAACAGCGTCAGGCGCTTGCTCGCCCGTGAATCGAGGATGATCCCCCGGCGCAGCACCACGCTCTATGCGCCGGTGGAGCTTCCGGAATCGCTGCTTCAGCAGCCGGCATTCGGCGCGCTTGCGGCGCGCTATGTCGACTGGATCTTCGACGATATCGGATATCCCTTCGATCTGCGCCTGTGCGTCAAGGGCCTCGACCGCTCGCATCTTCTGGCCGAGCCCCGCATCTTCGAGGACTTCGAATTCGACGCCGCGCTCGCGCCCGAGTTCGTCCGGCCGGGCAGCTTCAGCATCCGCCGCGACGGCAAGCTCGCCGGCTTTCTGGTCTGGCTCACGCTCGACACCGGGGCCGGCGAACCGGTCGACATTCTGGACCACGAGCATTGCTGGCTGCCGATTTTCTTTCCGCTGTTTCATCCTGCGCTGCCGGTTCGTGCCGGCGACCGGATCGACGCCGTCGCAAGTGCCAGATTGTGCGAAAACGGCTGCAATCCCGATTATTTTGTCGAAGGCGAGCTGCATCGACGCGATCACGCGCCGGCGTCATTCCGTCATGAATCACTGCACCATGCGGAGGTGTTCCGCGCGTCGCCGATCCATCGCGAATTGTTTCGCGACGGCGCCCCGCGATCGCCCGAGCGTTCATTGCCGGCGGATGGTGGTTTCGATGCCGCCGATCTGAAGCAACGCCTGCAGCAGCGCCTGCCCAGGCACATGGTGCCCGCGAGCATCACGGCGCTCGACGCTTTGCCGCTGATGGCTAGCGGCAAGCTCGACCGTCGCGCCCTGTCGACGATGGCGACAATGAACTCGGCTGCGGCCGTCAATGTGACGGCGCCGCCGCGCGGCCGCATCGAGATCGGGATCACGACGATCTGGCGAGACGTTCTCAAGCTGGCAGCGATCGGCCGGAAGACCAATTTCTTCGACCAGGGCGGACACTCGCTGTTGCTGCTGCAGGTTCAGGACCGGATCATGCAGGATCTCGGCATGGACATCGCCGTCACCGAGCTCTTCAAATATCCGACGGTGGAGACGCTGGCCCAGCGTCTCAGCCTGCAGTCTGGTCAAATCAGGCCGCCGCAGGCCGCGGCCGGGCCGGCCGGCCCCGCGCGTGCCGCGGCACGTCAGAATGCGATGCGCCGCATCGGCGATCACCGCCATCCGCAAGCCGTGACCACGAAGGATCTGCAATGA